The following DNA comes from Synechocystis sp. PCC 7509.
TTACATAAGTTCCCGCAGGTAACTCCACAACTACCCCTTCACCCATAACTCTTGCTTGACAGGCAAGGCGGGAATTTGTCTGAGTTGTTGTAATTACTTCCAAAGTCCTCTGTTCGCGGCGGCTAATCGGTGAAAGGCTCTCCATTCCACTTTTGATGTAAACGTGGCAGGTAGAACATATTCCTCGACTGTTGCAATCGTGCAGAATATTTAGTTCATTGTCTAATAGCGCTGAGAGAATATTGGCATCAGTTTGCACAACTGTCTCTTGAGAAATCGGTTCTAGCTTAATGGTTTTGACCATATTTTTGAGCTTGGTAAAAAGATTACTAAGTGGTCAGTCGTTATAAGTTGGTAGCTTTACTTACCTTTAGCCGTTCAATAATAGTTTGATGATCCTGGTCTTCTGCCAGCCATCCTTCTACAGCTTTAAGCCGCTCCGCTAAGCCTAAAATAAAGTAATTGCAATCTGCCCCTAAAGACTCACAGGAAGTTTGAACGCAATGAAGCTGTTTCCCGGTAAGTTGGCTAAAGAAAGCGCTGAGAATGCCTGCTTCTAGAAAGCAAACTGGGCGATCACTAGGGGGAGCAGCTTCGGCAAAGGGAGAGTTGTAATTTTGGACTACCAAAAATCCTTGCTGATAATATTCAAGTTCCAAGTTAAAAATACCCCACCCGTGAGTTTTCCAACATTGTTTTAGGCATTGGAGCAGTTCGACCATTTCCATTTCGGCGAGGGATTTGTGGTAGTATTCGCTAATTTCTTCGCCAAAACGGGCATAAAAGTTTTTGCCCCACCAACGACCGCAGTTAAACAAAACTATTCCACTAGCGCTCCCTAATTCTTGTTCTAAACCCGCATAGATGCCTTGAATTAAAGCTTCTGGTAGAGCTAAAAGGCGATCACCTCTGCGGTTTTCGATTAGTCCCGACTCAAAATCACCAGTTATGTAGACATCTGGGGCAAAGTAATTACCTACTGTAGGTTGGTCTTTGAGCAGATCGCCAATAGCAATCATTTGGGCATTCTCCGTTGTTAAAAAGTGATTATTTGGATAATTGAGCTAAGTTGTCTGTAACAAGCAAACTAGCCGCCGCTTGAGCTAAGAAAGGTTGCAATAATGAATATTGGTTGTCGGCAAGTATTTGTGGTATCTGCTTTTCCAATCCTTCGTAAAGAGCGGTATCGATGGCTTGGGTTCGGTGGACTCGGACTATATCAGTGAGCCATTCTAAAAGTCGCCGTTCTAGAAATTCCGAGTTATTTAGCAGCATTGCCATCGTGCAGTAGCGCAGGACTGCTAGCCAGTTTTTCAAACTGCGTTCCAAATCGTGCTGCTGATCAGGAAAGCTGGCAAGAAGTTGGTTTGCAATAGGTTGAAAGATTGTTGTTTCTTGGTCGCGCAGTAATTCATAGGTTTCTAGGCGCTGGGATAAAGATGATGTGTAACTTTTAAGAGCGCCAATTTCCCCTGACTTTAAGTAGCGTTCATCTGCATCGTAGAGTAATGATTGAATGTTTGCGTTCATAATTTGTCTCTAAAATAGTTTGGATAGATTGTTTAAGCTCATCTCTACCTGGGCTGAGGAAATTGACTTTGATAGCGTTGACGGTTGAGGTAAACTACCAATATCTGGGCTACCTTCCCAAGGAATAATCTGTAAAAAAGCCTGTACTTGCCAAGTCAAGTGTGGCTTCTGCTCTAAGGGCAAAAGCTGGGTTTGACGGACTTCTATCGGTAAGCAGTGCCAGTTACATAGGCTAAAAAATTCCGTTACTGTCAAGCACGGTAAGGCCGTTGAGGGATTTGGAAAAGCATCTTTTTCAGCTTGTAGCTGTGGCAGAGTGGAGATACTATAGTCGCCTTCATCTGGCTCTATTTGTGGTAACATCTGCCAATTACAAGAATTAAAAAATTCTTCTACAGTCAGTCTTGATAAGATAATTGAGCGTTGAGGGCAGGTAATCTTAGCGTGTTGGGGTAAAACGTAGTTGTTAATTGGTGGCGGTACTAGTTGCCAATTACACGAGTTAAAATAATCCCCTACAGTCAGTCCCAAGAAGGAATCTGAACTGTTCATCGCAGGCGCTCTCCGTTCTGCAGGCGTTTTTCAATGTCTCTTGCTGTTGCGCCTTCGTTGTGCCAGAAGTCGGCCGCCTCAACTCGATCTTGGCTGCTGAGGAGGAATTTACAGTAGGTTTCCCCCATTGAGTAACATTGAATTTCGATGCAACTTAAGGATTTTTTGACAATATCGCTAAAGAAACCAGCAAATAAGCCAGCATAAATGTGGCATACAGGTTTACCAACATCGCCCAAAGTTCTCGCCACCGCCGAGTCAAAGATGTTGACAAACATAAATCCATTTTTATGTTCGCTCATATCTACTTCCCAGTTGCCCCAACCTTGAGCGGTAAATGGCCACCACCAAGCTTCTAGCATGAAGACAGAATTTACTTCGCGGATAGTTTTTTTGTACTCTTGCTCAAACCATTGCTGGAAAAACTTAGCATCTCTTAAGCCCCATTGGTAGCCGATATTGTACATCACGACACCAGAAGCCGAGCCTACTTCTTCCTCTAAGCCTTCAATTAAACCAATAATAAAGTCTTCACTAGCAAACATATTACGGCTTTCGTTCCAGTCTGTAATTATGCCGCGATCACGCTCAAAATGAAAATAATCTGTAAAACTGTAGTGGGCGTTTCTTTGGGGATACTTGTGCTTTAAAGGATGTTCAACTTTTTTGAATTCCTTTTTAGGAGTAATAATTTTATTTTCGGATAGAACAACCATGTGCAGAATTTTCCATTTCTAAGTGAGTAACTTGTAGCTACAGCCTTTAAGATTGATTCCCAAGCCAGATGATAGCCAGAAATTATTAAAATTAAATGTCGCTTATACTAAAGTTTTATAATTGTTTAAGTGTTTGTTCATCCAGGAACTTACTGATTTTTTTTAGTGAGGAACTGATGAACTAAGGAATTATACGGATGTAAAATAATTTTTTATTGATAAAGCACAGACCCTATACAAAAATAAAAAAATTAGAAGTTTTTTTGTTCAAACTCTTAATAAATCGTAACTCATTCATCGGTTCTAAAAGATACACTGGAAGCTTCTCGTATATAATTACCTTCTCCCAGTCGTCTAAAATCTGGTTCTAAGTTATAAGCGTTGAATAGTTTATTGGTATTTATTATTGCTATGGATATTAAGAGCAAATATCATTACATCGCAGGAAAATTGAATTTAATAGCTCTTTTCGTAGTAGTAATTGAACATTTATAATAAAACTCCTTCTTATCTATGATTGCTGTTTAGATGGCAACTTAACTGTAAATGTTGTACCAATTCCGATTTGGCTAGTAACCGTAATGTGACCCTCATGTAATTCCACCAACCTTTTGACAATAGATAACCCAAGTCCTGTGCCAGGAATATTACCAACATTTTCCCCTCGATGAA
Coding sequences within:
- a CDS encoding V4R domain-containing protein; translation: MVVLSENKIITPKKEFKKVEHPLKHKYPQRNAHYSFTDYFHFERDRGIITDWNESRNMFASEDFIIGLIEGLEEEVGSASGVVMYNIGYQWGLRDAKFFQQWFEQEYKKTIREVNSVFMLEAWWWPFTAQGWGNWEVDMSEHKNGFMFVNIFDSAVARTLGDVGKPVCHIYAGLFAGFFSDIVKKSLSCIEIQCYSMGETYCKFLLSSQDRVEAADFWHNEGATARDIEKRLQNGERLR
- a CDS encoding 2Fe-2S iron-sulfur cluster-binding protein, which translates into the protein MVKTIKLEPISQETVVQTDANILSALLDNELNILHDCNSRGICSTCHVYIKSGMESLSPISRREQRTLEVITTTQTNSRLACQARVMGEGVVVELPAGTYVTAIEDTESLIGRRAEQNILHPITGKVLVESGKLITRSMISQLNDTRTQVSDYLAHTTDT
- a CDS encoding V4R domain-containing protein; its protein translation is MIAIGDLLKDQPTVGNYFAPDVYITGDFESGLIENRRGDRLLALPEALIQGIYAGLEQELGSASGIVLFNCGRWWGKNFYARFGEEISEYYHKSLAEMEMVELLQCLKQCWKTHGWGIFNLELEYYQQGFLVVQNYNSPFAEAAPPSDRPVCFLEAGILSAFFSQLTGKQLHCVQTSCESLGADCNYFILGLAERLKAVEGWLAEDQDHQTIIERLKVSKATNL
- a CDS encoding phycobilisome protein, which encodes MNANIQSLLYDADERYLKSGEIGALKSYTSSLSQRLETYELLRDQETTIFQPIANQLLASFPDQQHDLERSLKNWLAVLRYCTMAMLLNNSEFLERRLLEWLTDIVRVHRTQAIDTALYEGLEKQIPQILADNQYSLLQPFLAQAAASLLVTDNLAQLSK